Proteins co-encoded in one Cynocephalus volans isolate mCynVol1 chromosome 11, mCynVol1.pri, whole genome shotgun sequence genomic window:
- the LOC134390274 gene encoding proteasome maturation protein-like — MNERGCGPQLKDNIPVTELSASGPLENHDLLRKGFSCVKNEFLPSHPLELSEKNFQLNQDKMNFSTLRNSHGLFPPLKLQMEFKAIQQVQRLPFLSSSNLSLDILRHNDETIRFEDINNPSQSELMGEPHLIVEYKLGLL; from the coding sequence ATGAATGAGAGAGGATGTGGACCTCAGCTGAAGGACAATATTCCAGTTACTGAACTTTCAGCAAGTGGACCTTTGGAAAATCATGATCTTCTTCGGAAAGGTTTTTCTTgtgtgaaaaatgaatttttgcCCAGTCATCCTCTtgaattatcagaaaaaaatttccagctcAACCaagataaaatgaatttttccaCACTGAGAAACAGCCACGGTCTGTTTCCTCCACTAAAATTACAAATGGAATTCAAGGCAATACAGCAGGTTCAGCGTCTTCCATTTCTTTCAAGCTCAAACCTTTCACTGGATATTTTGAGGCATAATGATGAGACTATTAGATTTGAAGATATTAACAATCCATCACAAAGTGAACTAATGGGAGAACCACACTTAATCGTGGAATATAAACTTGGTTTACTGTAA